Proteins co-encoded in one Prevotella sp. E13-27 genomic window:
- a CDS encoding CotH kinase family protein, with protein MRHLKLLLIGIFTLLCTANSYAIIVNGIRQMPEFDTTTLKGFTVSDNTDDFYYLYNINAKAFYCNGNDYNTQSSVSSNYGLGVIFIADGDYSDTYRWYDNYQGWWRMTFIENTTTMYVDYNNQANYRFGIEKTGNKSFRIFASPNGNPGWRNWQTGGNYVQEGGHYVGIDANAQNTVVYPFLDPSNQSYIEWGLVNPDDYDAFNNKLEIYYFAEHLRALIEEAEGYGLDVSSEKNVYLNENASYNDIYYATDSVNAKIIDWKNNQSANATLANPYDMTFKIENPNFEGNNILTGWLGTAFGYASPRENAEHYNKTYDTYQVISDLPAGIYAVGVKAFYRAGDANNAYTNYRAANNESRYAKLYASSGNTNNEESIMSSWSPENENRAYVGSESQYYDNSLKKTFYCPNDMIAAEHYMHSLGFYDNTVLIPVDDSGELIIGVRKDYTNDSDWSIFDDFSLTYYGNGKDAKDYYNSVYVAVTQLTLNTSKTTLTVGETTQITATIRPTNAKNKVLNWTSSNPQVATVDQTGLVTACGAGKATISATTTDGSNITKSITITAVSSTIAVGDLAINEIMASNIDEFVSPAYNYDGWIEIYNTSAKSISLVGLFVSDDATNLRKWQMPVEAGSVSAHGFKTIWFDSNNIAVKNAPFKLDTDGGTIYISNSDGTLLASQTYPASMERISYARKTDGTGEWGNAFKATPGATNATSTFATTQLSAPVVDQPSQLFTSPLSINVTVPDGCWLAFTTDGSVPTMEGPVVNKGQFGCSTTTVYRFRLFAEGKLPSPVVTRSYIFRDKDYYLPIVSVVGQDRDLYGQEMGVLVQGSGNGRPGNGQSQACNWNMDWERPVNFSYIDANGEMVLNQDVDLEMCGGWSRAWSPHAFKLKGSKELGGNKNLPYSFFEEKPYIRNRTLQIRNGGNDTQARFRDPALQQIVHTSGIDIDYQSYQPVHEFINGRYIGVLNVREPNNKHYVYANYGWGDDEIDQFEMSPDSGYVQKCGTPDVYNQLVDILSPDAANSETYKEICSMVDIDEYANYMAAQLYLGNWDWPQNNVKAFRHRDGGKFRFVMFDLDGSFNSDDPINLFMGKEQYTFDKLYPTSLGRISAQIRFVTLFKNLLQNSDFRRRFIDAYSIMGGSVFEAERAISVINQLQERVQSAMNADGVGSALNSTADGIRNNLKARLTKATNALKNYWTFGLSDNDMRRVNMSSDVEGAFIQVNDAIIPTNSFNGYLVAPAKLKAIAPAGYEFKGWLSPSLNTQTILSNGSQWSYYDKGSLDGVNWQSPSYGESGWKSGNAPLGYNNPNITAATQVDYETQKAVFYFRTKVNLTQAPAADATFSLDYYADDGFVVYVNGTEAGRYNMPDGTPSYDTFANHYAHGNPDEGTLSLDASLFHKGSNTIAVEVHNESLRSSDILWEASIRMTATSAQDYYSTDAEIALPEGENIVLTASYRNLSKSERAKQGINAVRINEVSGSNDSYINEYQKKSDWVELYNTTDEAVDIEGMYLTDDLSNPEKCKLSKGNTNAKTIIPAHGHLIIWCDKQPTTDQALHASFKISGDGGVLALKAANKQWTDVLYYGAHDANTTVGRYPDGAADIYSMNVTTIAKPNIMSSYAELTNQEELKKATSVEHTFIAAANGFRIRYGAQQLLVKNEDDGIATIDIYTTDGRLVEHTATMVKGGSALVSVAHLPQGFYVARATDAEGNRVGCKFMK; from the coding sequence ATGAGACATCTAAAGCTACTCCTTATCGGTATATTTACTCTGCTCTGCACTGCTAATAGCTATGCTATTATCGTAAATGGAATAAGACAGATGCCGGAGTTTGATACCACTACTTTGAAAGGATTCACAGTAAGCGATAACACTGATGATTTCTATTATCTTTACAACATCAACGCAAAAGCATTCTATTGCAATGGCAATGATTACAACACGCAGTCAAGCGTGAGCAGCAATTACGGACTTGGCGTCATTTTCATTGCCGATGGCGACTACAGCGACACATATCGTTGGTACGACAACTACCAAGGCTGGTGGAGAATGACATTCATCGAAAACACCACTACCATGTATGTTGACTACAACAATCAGGCGAACTATCGCTTTGGCATAGAGAAGACTGGTAACAAGTCGTTCCGCATCTTCGCATCGCCTAACGGCAATCCCGGGTGGAGAAACTGGCAGACAGGAGGAAACTATGTACAGGAGGGTGGACATTATGTAGGCATCGACGCTAATGCACAGAACACCGTTGTATATCCCTTCCTTGACCCGTCAAACCAGAGCTATATTGAATGGGGATTGGTAAATCCTGATGACTACGATGCCTTCAATAATAAACTCGAAATATACTACTTTGCCGAGCACCTGAGAGCATTGATAGAAGAGGCTGAGGGCTATGGGCTTGACGTATCTTCAGAAAAGAACGTCTATCTCAACGAGAACGCCAGCTATAATGACATCTATTATGCTACCGACTCAGTGAATGCGAAGATTATTGATTGGAAGAACAACCAGTCGGCCAATGCCACGCTTGCAAACCCCTATGACATGACCTTCAAGATTGAGAACCCGAACTTCGAGGGCAACAACATCTTGACAGGATGGCTGGGTACAGCTTTTGGTTATGCATCACCAAGGGAGAATGCCGAGCACTACAACAAGACCTACGACACCTATCAGGTTATAAGCGACCTGCCCGCAGGTATCTATGCTGTAGGCGTGAAGGCGTTCTACCGCGCAGGCGACGCAAACAACGCATATACTAACTATCGTGCTGCTAATAACGAGTCACGTTATGCAAAGCTATATGCCTCAAGTGGCAACACCAACAATGAAGAGTCCATCATGTCATCGTGGTCGCCAGAGAATGAAAACAGAGCCTATGTCGGCAGTGAGTCACAGTACTATGACAATAGTCTCAAAAAGACATTCTACTGTCCTAACGACATGATTGCAGCCGAGCATTACATGCACAGCTTAGGTTTCTATGACAACACAGTACTTATACCTGTTGACGATAGCGGAGAGCTGATCATCGGTGTACGCAAGGACTACACCAACGACAGCGACTGGTCAATCTTCGATGACTTCAGCCTCACATACTACGGCAACGGCAAAGATGCCAAAGACTATTACAACAGCGTCTATGTAGCCGTAACACAGCTCACGCTCAATACAAGCAAGACAACTCTCACCGTTGGCGAGACAACCCAGATTACAGCAACGATACGCCCGACCAACGCGAAGAACAAGGTACTCAACTGGACATCAAGCAATCCTCAGGTGGCAACAGTTGACCAGACGGGGCTTGTCACAGCTTGCGGAGCAGGAAAAGCTACCATCAGCGCCACTACCACCGACGGCTCAAATATCACCAAGAGCATAACCATTACTGCCGTCTCATCAACCATTGCCGTGGGTGATCTCGCCATCAACGAGATTATGGCGTCAAACATCGATGAGTTCGTTAGTCCTGCCTACAACTACGACGGATGGATTGAGATATATAACACATCAGCAAAGAGCATCTCACTTGTAGGTCTGTTCGTCAGCGATGATGCCACGAACCTCAGAAAGTGGCAGATGCCAGTAGAGGCCGGTTCAGTAAGTGCCCATGGCTTTAAGACCATCTGGTTCGACAGCAATAACATAGCTGTGAAGAACGCTCCATTCAAGCTCGACACCGATGGAGGCACCATCTACATAAGCAACAGCGACGGAACGCTTCTTGCCAGTCAGACCTACCCTGCATCAATGGAGCGCATCAGCTATGCACGCAAGACAGACGGCACTGGTGAATGGGGCAACGCATTCAAGGCCACGCCTGGTGCGACAAACGCTACAAGCACCTTTGCCACAACACAGCTTTCGGCACCTGTCGTTGACCAGCCTTCTCAGCTGTTCACATCGCCGCTGAGCATCAACGTCACGGTGCCCGACGGTTGCTGGCTAGCATTTACTACCGATGGCTCAGTACCAACGATGGAAGGTCCTGTCGTCAATAAGGGACAGTTTGGATGTAGTACTACTACAGTCTACCGTTTCCGTCTTTTTGCCGAGGGCAAGCTACCATCGCCAGTGGTCACGCGCTCTTATATCTTCCGCGACAAAGACTACTACCTGCCAATCGTGTCGGTAGTAGGACAAGACAGAGACCTCTACGGTCAGGAGATGGGCGTGCTCGTTCAGGGTAGCGGCAACGGCCGTCCCGGCAACGGACAGTCACAGGCATGCAACTGGAACATGGACTGGGAGCGTCCTGTGAACTTCTCTTATATTGATGCTAACGGCGAGATGGTGCTCAACCAGGATGTTGACCTTGAGATGTGTGGCGGATGGAGCCGTGCTTGGTCTCCTCACGCATTCAAGCTGAAAGGCAGCAAGGAGCTGGGTGGCAACAAGAACCTGCCTTACTCTTTCTTTGAAGAGAAGCCTTACATTCGTAACCGCACACTTCAGATTCGTAACGGAGGTAACGACACACAGGCTCGTTTCCGCGACCCAGCCCTGCAGCAGATTGTGCACACATCAGGCATAGACATTGATTATCAGAGCTACCAGCCAGTACATGAATTCATAAATGGCAGATACATAGGTGTTCTGAATGTGCGCGAGCCAAACAACAAGCACTATGTCTATGCGAACTACGGCTGGGGTGACGATGAGATAGACCAGTTCGAGATGTCGCCCGACTCTGGCTATGTACAGAAATGCGGCACACCCGACGTTTACAACCAGCTGGTAGATATTCTCTCGCCCGACGCTGCCAATAGCGAGACCTATAAAGAGATCTGCAGCATGGTTGACATCGACGAATATGCAAACTACATGGCTGCACAGCTCTATCTCGGCAACTGGGACTGGCCACAGAACAACGTCAAGGCATTCCGTCATCGTGATGGCGGCAAGTTCCGCTTCGTGATGTTCGACCTCGACGGTTCTTTCAACTCAGACGACCCTATCAATCTTTTCATGGGTAAAGAGCAATACACATTTGACAAGCTCTACCCCACCTCACTCGGACGCATCAGCGCTCAGATACGCTTCGTGACCCTGTTCAAGAACCTACTGCAGAACAGCGACTTCCGCCGTCGCTTTATCGATGCTTACAGCATCATGGGTGGTAGTGTGTTTGAGGCAGAGCGTGCAATAAGTGTTATCAACCAGTTGCAGGAGCGCGTACAGTCTGCCATGAACGCTGATGGTGTTGGCAGCGCGCTGAACTCAACCGCAGATGGTATTCGCAACAACCTCAAGGCACGTCTCACCAAAGCAACAAATGCGCTGAAGAACTACTGGACATTCGGACTCAGCGATAACGACATGCGACGCGTTAACATGAGCAGTGACGTTGAAGGTGCTTTTATACAGGTAAACGATGCTATTATTCCGACTAACTCTTTCAACGGCTACCTTGTTGCGCCTGCTAAGCTGAAAGCCATCGCTCCTGCCGGCTATGAGTTCAAGGGATGGCTGTCACCATCTTTAAACACTCAGACAATATTAAGCAACGGCAGCCAGTGGAGCTACTATGACAAGGGCTCACTCGACGGGGTAAACTGGCAGTCACCATCATACGGCGAGAGCGGATGGAAGAGCGGCAATGCGCCATTAGGCTACAACAATCCGAACATCACAGCTGCTACACAGGTGGACTACGAAACTCAGAAGGCTGTGTTCTATTTCCGCACTAAGGTGAACCTCACTCAGGCCCCTGCTGCTGATGCAACATTCTCACTCGATTACTATGCCGACGACGGCTTTGTGGTCTATGTCAACGGCACAGAGGCAGGACGCTACAACATGCCTGACGGCACACCGTCATACGACACCTTCGCCAACCACTATGCTCACGGCAATCCCGATGAGGGAACATTATCTCTTGACGCAAGCCTCTTCCATAAGGGCAGCAACACCATCGCCGTGGAGGTTCACAACGAGTCACTCCGTTCGTCAGACATCCTTTGGGAAGCATCCATCCGCATGACAGCCACTTCGGCGCAAGACTACTACTCTACCGATGCCGAGATAGCACTGCCCGAAGGGGAAAATATCGTCCTAACCGCTTCTTATCGCAACCTCTCGAAGAGCGAGCGTGCAAAGCAGGGCATCAACGCGGTACGCATCAACGAGGTGAGCGGCTCTAACGACAGTTACATCAATGAATATCAGAAGAAGAGCGACTGGGTAGAGCTATACAACACCACCGACGAGGCTGTTGACATAGAAGGCATGTACCTCACCGACGACTTGTCAAATCCGGAGAAGTGCAAGCTAAGCAAAGGCAACACCAACGCAAAAACTATTATTCCTGCTCACGGTCACCTCATCATCTGGTGTGACAAGCAGCCTACCACCGACCAGGCTCTCCACGCATCGTTTAAGATTTCTGGCGACGGAGGCGTACTTGCACTAAAGGCAGCCAACAAACAGTGGACCGACGTGCTCTATTATGGAGCACACGATGCAAACACCACCGTAGGTCGCTATCCTGACGGTGCTGCCGACATCTATTCAATGAACGTAACAACCATTGCCAAGCCAAACATCATGAGCAGCTATGCAGAGCTCACCAATCAGGAAGAGCTGAAGAAGGCTACCTCTGTTGAGCACACCTTCATCGCTGCTGCCAACGGCTTCCGCATACGCTACGGAGCACAGCAGTTGCTTGTTAAGAATGAGGACGACGGCATTGCCACCATTGACATCTACACCACCGACGGCCGTCTAGTAGAGCATACCGCTACAATGGTCAAGGGCGGTTCAGCCCTCGTCAGTGTGGCTCATCTGCCTCAAGGCTTCTACGTGGCACGTGCCACCGATGCTGAAGGTAACCGTGTAGGATGCAAGTTCATGAAGTAA
- a CDS encoding McrB family protein translates to MNMSLLEICQQLPDIDVSEFHRFTSKWINYVKSNTTSDNIPESDWNQLFTRSNPVAGIDRGEMQDRIKQRNGERETNERRSFVSNWNKIFLPILKGIINPDSGNRIEKIKDVRDTMRNVIIQGGGRNTKAAINRMLITFCPDILIRIPNEDNTKEFMELLRPFSNPDEPLTANEDWVDNSTNIMEFLKRQLGETIQKRTIWDVYISLKNSDKRYSMATNNERETSMLDKYTSLLKTNKNLILTGAPGTGKTFLAKDIAAQMILNKSYEEVMDDEEDKDLFSHYSDFVQFHPSYDYTDFVEGLRTKNDTNGNVGFERKDGVFKRFCKRLFTNDLLMRQEDVFEPIYQSVYDAIEKGRLKHLKTPYGSFEVGVEKGRIVYGSDRRTESKDNLKLLYDHFFLKNKFDLSDLHKDDYWNLIAKLTEGKTKTCDYVYYSGILQKMLDIADKKYEEDNTPYIFIIDEINRGEISKIFGELFFSIDPGYRGEKGKVNTQYQNMVAEGDVFKNGFYVPENVYIIGTMNDIDRSVESMDFAMRRRFAWQEVTAEESYTNMIEQDPEFALAKDEIKARMFNLNKAIVETEGLDEAYQIGAAYFRKYLDYQDKTNPFDCLWENHLKGLLFEYLRGNRRAKELLEKLHDAYNKKSLNE, encoded by the coding sequence ATGAATATGAGTTTATTGGAGATTTGTCAACAATTGCCTGATATAGATGTTAGTGAATTCCATAGGTTTACCTCAAAGTGGATAAACTATGTGAAATCCAATACAACCAGTGACAATATTCCAGAATCAGACTGGAACCAACTTTTCACCCGTTCTAATCCTGTTGCAGGCATAGATCGGGGTGAAATGCAAGACAGAATTAAGCAAAGAAACGGAGAGAGAGAAACTAATGAAAGGCGTTCTTTTGTCTCTAACTGGAATAAGATATTTCTTCCAATTCTAAAGGGTATTATTAATCCTGATTCTGGAAATAGGATTGAAAAGATAAAGGATGTAAGGGACACGATGAGAAATGTTATTATTCAAGGTGGTGGTAGAAACACAAAAGCTGCCATCAATAGAATGCTCATTACTTTTTGTCCTGATATTCTTATTCGAATTCCCAATGAGGATAACACGAAAGAGTTTATGGAATTACTTAGACCTTTCTCTAATCCAGATGAGCCTCTGACTGCAAATGAGGATTGGGTAGATAATAGTACTAATATCATGGAGTTTCTGAAAAGGCAACTTGGAGAGACCATACAGAAAAGAACAATCTGGGATGTTTATATTAGCTTGAAGAATTCTGACAAAAGATATAGCATGGCAACAAATAATGAAAGAGAAACAAGTATGTTAGACAAATACACTTCTTTGTTGAAGACGAATAAAAATCTGATCTTAACAGGAGCACCAGGAACGGGAAAAACTTTTTTAGCTAAGGATATAGCTGCACAGATGATTTTAAACAAATCGTATGAAGAAGTAATGGATGATGAGGAAGACAAGGATTTGTTTTCACATTATTCGGATTTCGTGCAGTTCCATCCATCATATGATTATACAGATTTTGTGGAAGGTTTACGTACCAAGAATGACACAAATGGAAATGTTGGTTTTGAACGTAAGGATGGGGTCTTCAAGAGATTTTGCAAGAGGCTTTTTACAAATGATTTGTTAATGAGACAAGAAGATGTCTTTGAACCAATTTATCAATCTGTGTATGATGCAATAGAGAAAGGCAGACTTAAACATCTTAAAACACCGTATGGATCATTTGAAGTCGGAGTAGAGAAAGGAAGAATTGTATATGGGAGTGATAGGCGAACTGAGAGTAAAGATAATCTAAAATTATTATACGACCATTTCTTTCTTAAAAACAAATTCGATTTGTCTGATTTGCATAAAGATGATTATTGGAATCTAATTGCAAAACTAACAGAAGGGAAAACCAAAACTTGCGACTATGTGTATTATAGTGGAATTTTGCAGAAGATGCTTGATATAGCAGACAAAAAATATGAAGAAGATAATACCCCATATATTTTCATTATCGACGAAATCAATCGTGGTGAAATCTCAAAGATATTCGGCGAACTATTCTTCTCTATCGATCCAGGTTACAGAGGTGAGAAAGGCAAGGTAAACACGCAGTATCAGAACATGGTTGCAGAGGGCGATGTGTTTAAAAATGGCTTCTATGTCCCAGAGAATGTCTATATCATCGGAACTATGAACGACATTGACCGCTCTGTGGAGAGTATGGACTTTGCTATGCGTCGCCGTTTTGCTTGGCAGGAAGTAACTGCGGAGGAGAGTTATACGAACATGATAGAGCAAGATCCTGAGTTTGCGCTCGCCAAAGATGAAATCAAGGCGAGAATGTTCAATTTGAATAAAGCTATCGTAGAGACAGAGGGATTGGATGAGGCTTATCAAATAGGTGCTGCTTACTTCAGAAAGTATCTTGACTATCAAGATAAAACCAATCCTTTCGATTGCCTATGGGAGAACCATCTGAAAGGCTTGCTCTTTGAGTATCTACGTGGCAATCGTAGGGCGAAAGAATTGTTAGAGAAGTTACACGACGCATATAACAAGAAGAGTCTAAATGAGTAG
- a CDS encoding McrC family protein, with protein MSSLPIQTKDNSEWRLTEKELCHLDTLKKLTEPTIADLCRKEHPNLLIFPQDLDVYGDKIGDAHIFEVKDEKIVTGNIMGFIGCGDTKVSISSRFAQDSNDYFLHYMLRKVFAINLFDLQFNSDEESIFDFLIYLFPTFLKRAMQQGMYREYQTRRYNDANVKGRIDISRHIRQDIPFAGKIAYTTREYAQDNHLTQLIRHTIEYISHHQYSGNILHNDDNMSDCVKAICQATASYNRNERQKVINQNLRPISHPYYGEYRPLQQLCLQILRQEEMKYGRDDDEIYGVLFDGAWLWEEYLNTFLADIGFEHPRNKEAKGRKSLFTDGSGWCYPDFLSPEMVLDAKYKSYDDWSKVQTKDLYQVISYMHVLNRKKGGYVVPVDWTSSKLPSKTLKGQGGIMSIYGMDVAFKAESFENYYSNMALSEQEIINNLET; from the coding sequence ATGAGTAGCCTGCCCATACAGACAAAGGACAACTCTGAATGGCGTTTGACAGAGAAGGAACTTTGCCATCTTGACACACTCAAGAAGTTGACAGAGCCAACCATTGCTGACCTATGCCGGAAGGAGCATCCCAATTTGTTGATATTCCCACAAGACTTGGATGTCTATGGGGATAAGATTGGCGATGCTCATATCTTTGAGGTGAAGGATGAAAAGATTGTTACTGGCAACATCATGGGCTTTATCGGCTGTGGCGATACAAAGGTTAGCATCAGTTCTCGCTTTGCTCAGGATAGCAATGACTACTTCCTGCACTACATGCTCAGAAAGGTATTTGCCATCAATCTGTTTGATTTGCAATTCAACTCTGACGAAGAGAGTATTTTTGACTTCCTTATTTACCTGTTCCCGACGTTCTTGAAACGGGCGATGCAACAAGGGATGTATAGGGAGTATCAGACGCGAAGGTATAATGATGCCAATGTAAAAGGAAGGATAGATATATCTCGTCATATCAGGCAGGACATTCCCTTTGCAGGCAAGATTGCCTATACCACTCGTGAATATGCTCAGGACAATCATCTGACACAGTTGATCCGGCATACTATCGAATACATTTCCCATCATCAGTATTCAGGGAACATCCTCCACAATGACGATAATATGTCAGATTGCGTAAAAGCTATTTGCCAGGCAACTGCATCTTATAATCGAAATGAACGGCAGAAAGTGATAAATCAGAATCTTCGTCCCATTAGCCACCCTTATTATGGTGAGTATCGGCCGTTGCAACAGCTTTGCTTGCAGATACTTCGTCAGGAAGAAATGAAATATGGGCGAGACGATGATGAAATCTACGGAGTTCTGTTTGATGGCGCTTGGCTATGGGAAGAATATCTAAACACATTCCTCGCAGACATAGGCTTTGAACATCCCAGAAACAAAGAGGCAAAAGGACGTAAGAGTCTGTTTACGGACGGCTCAGGCTGGTGCTATCCCGATTTCTTGAGTCCAGAAATGGTGCTTGACGCAAAATACAAATCGTACGACGATTGGAGCAAAGTACAAACGAAAGACCTGTATCAGGTGATTTCGTATATGCATGTTTTGAATAGGAAGAAGGGTGGGTATGTTGTTCCTGTAGATTGGACTTCATCAAAACTTCCATCCAAAACTCTAAAAGGACAGGGTGGCATTATGTCCATCTATGGTATGGATGTTGCTTTCAAAGCTGAATCGTTTGAAAATTATTATTCTAACATGGCCCTCTCTGAACAAGAGATAATAAACAACTTGGAAACCTAA